Proteins from a genomic interval of Acetobacterium woodii DSM 1030:
- the ygiD gene encoding 4,5-DOPA-extradiol-dioxygenase, translated as MNKKMPVLFIGHGSPMNAIENNEYTHGWEKIAKKIPKPKVILSISAHWYTDGTRINNSEKPGQVYDMYGFPDELYQVVYSVPGAPELAEATRNLISQTVKVDNSWGIDHGTWSVLRRMYPSAEIPVFQLSIDMNAAVETHYKIGQELTSLREQGVLILGSGNIVHNLARVNWQLEGGYPWADAFDGYIKQEIKKAEHQAIISYHSAGTSSQLAFFTLEHFYPLLYVLGASDTGDKIIVFNDSRTLGAISMTSYLIGETTID; from the coding sequence ATGAATAAAAAAATGCCAGTTTTATTTATCGGTCACGGTTCGCCCATGAATGCCATTGAAAATAACGAATATACCCATGGTTGGGAAAAAATTGCCAAAAAGATTCCCAAACCCAAAGTAATTTTATCGATATCAGCGCATTGGTATACAGACGGAACCAGAATTAACAATTCGGAAAAACCGGGACAGGTTTATGATATGTATGGTTTTCCGGATGAGTTATATCAGGTTGTTTATTCTGTGCCTGGGGCACCGGAGCTTGCCGAAGCGACGAGGAATCTGATTAGTCAGACGGTGAAAGTTGATAATTCATGGGGGATTGATCATGGAACCTGGTCAGTTCTTCGTCGAATGTACCCAAGTGCCGAAATTCCGGTTTTTCAGCTCAGTATCGATATGAACGCCGCGGTTGAAACACACTATAAAATAGGGCAGGAACTAACTTCCCTGCGAGAACAGGGAGTGCTGATTTTGGGAAGCGGAAATATCGTACACAATCTGGCTCGCGTTAATTGGCAGTTAGAGGGCGGTTATCCATGGGCAGATGCGTTTGATGGCTATATCAAACAGGAGATTAAAAAGGCCGAGCATCAAGCGATCATCAGCTACCATTCGGCAGGAACGTCATCCCAACTGGCTTTTTTCACACTGGAACATTTTTATCCGCTTTTATATGTGTTGGGGGCTTCAGATACGGGTGATAAAATTATTGTTTTTAACGATTCGCGCACCCTGGGTGCAATCTCAATGACTAGTTATTTAATCGGTGAAACAACTATTGATTAG